Proteins encoded together in one Microcebus murinus isolate Inina chromosome 16, M.murinus_Inina_mat1.0, whole genome shotgun sequence window:
- the BCAT2 gene encoding branched-chain-amino-acid aminotransferase, mitochondrial isoform X4 — protein MAAAALAQLFEGLKAFKGRDQQVRLFRPWLNMDRMLRSALRLCLPSFDKGELLECIRRLIEVDKDWVPDSAGTSLYVRPVLIGNEPSLGVTRPSKALLYVILCPVGSYFRGDSVTPVSLLADPAFIRAWVGGVGNYKLGGNYGPTVLVQQEAKKKGCEQVLWLYGPDQQLTEVGTMNIFVYWTHKDGVLELVTPPLDGVILPGVVRQSLLDLAQTWGEFRVAERRITMKELLQALEEGRVREVFGSGTACQVCPVHQILYQGQHLHIPTMENGPELILRFQKELKAIQYGTSAHEWMLPV, from the exons ATGGCCGCAGCCGCGCTAGCGCAG CTCTTTGAGGGCCTGAAGGCGTTCAAAGGCAGGGACCAGCAGGTGCGCCTCTTCCGCCCCTGGCTCAACATGGACAGGATGCTGCGCTCGGCCCTGCGCCTCTGCCTGCCG AGCTTCGACAAGGGCGAGCTGCTCGAGTGCATCCGCCGGCTCATCGAAGTGGACAAGGACTGGGTGCCCGACAGCGCGGGCACCAGCCTCTACGTGCGCCCCGTGCTCATCGGGAACGAG CCGTCGCTGGGTGTCACCCGCCCCTCGAAAGCCCTCCTGTACGTCATCCTCTGCCCTGTGGGCTCGTACTTCCGCGGAGACTCCGTGACCCCGGTCTCCCTCCTGGCCGACCCAGCGTTCATCCGGGCCTGGGTGGGTGGGGTCGGCAACTACAAGCTAGGGGG GAATTATGGGCCCACGGTGTTAGTGCAACAGGAGGCAAAAAAGAAGGGTTGCGAGCAGGTCCTCTGGCTGTACGGGCCTGACCAGCAGCTCACCGAGGTGGGCACCATGAACATCTTCGTCTACTGGACCCACAAGGATGGGG TGCTGGAGCTGGTGACGCCCCCGCTGGATGGTGTCATCCTGCCTGGAGTAGTCAGACAGAGTCTGCTGGACCTGGCTCAGACCTGG GGGGAGTTCCGGGTGGCAGAGCGCAGGATCACCATGAAGGAGTTACTGCAGGCGCTGGAGGAGGGCCGGGTGCGGGAAGTCTTTGGCTCAGGCACCGCGTGCCAGGTCTGTCCTGTGCACCAAATCCTGTACCAAGGCCAG CACCTCCACATTCCCACCATGGAAAATGGGCCTGAGCTTATCCTCCGCTTCCAGAAGGAGCTGAAGGCGATCCAG TACGGAACGAGCGCCCATGAGTGGATGCTCCCGGTGTGA
- the BCAT2 gene encoding branched-chain-amino-acid aminotransferase, mitochondrial isoform X3, whose product MTKTPHKKPDPREPLVFGKTFTDHMLMVEWNEKKGWSQPRIQPFQNLTLHPACSSLHYSLQLFEGLKAFKGRDQQVRLFRPWLNMDRMLRSALRLCLPSFDKGELLECIRRLIEVDKDWVPDSAGTSLYVRPVLIGNEPSLGVTRPSKALLYVILCPVGSYFRGDSVTPVSLLADPAFIRAWVGGVGNYKLGGNYGPTVLVQQEAKKKGCEQVLWLYGPDQQLTEVGTMNIFVYWTHKDGVLELVTPPLDGVILPGVVRQSLLDLAQTWGEFRVAERRITMKELLQALEEGRVREVFGSGTACQVCPVHQILYQGQHLHIPTMENGPELILRFQKELKAIQYGTSAHEWMLPV is encoded by the exons ATGACAAAGACGCCTCATAAGAAGCCCGACCCCAGGGAGCCCCTGGTGTTTGGGAAGACATTCACCGACCACATGCTGATGGTGGAATGGAATGAAAAGAAGGGCTGGAGCCAGCCCCGAATCCAGCCCTTCCAGAACCTCACGCTGCACCCGGCCTGCTCCAGTCTCCACTACTCCCTGCAG CTCTTTGAGGGCCTGAAGGCGTTCAAAGGCAGGGACCAGCAGGTGCGCCTCTTCCGCCCCTGGCTCAACATGGACAGGATGCTGCGCTCGGCCCTGCGCCTCTGCCTGCCG AGCTTCGACAAGGGCGAGCTGCTCGAGTGCATCCGCCGGCTCATCGAAGTGGACAAGGACTGGGTGCCCGACAGCGCGGGCACCAGCCTCTACGTGCGCCCCGTGCTCATCGGGAACGAG CCGTCGCTGGGTGTCACCCGCCCCTCGAAAGCCCTCCTGTACGTCATCCTCTGCCCTGTGGGCTCGTACTTCCGCGGAGACTCCGTGACCCCGGTCTCCCTCCTGGCCGACCCAGCGTTCATCCGGGCCTGGGTGGGTGGGGTCGGCAACTACAAGCTAGGGGG GAATTATGGGCCCACGGTGTTAGTGCAACAGGAGGCAAAAAAGAAGGGTTGCGAGCAGGTCCTCTGGCTGTACGGGCCTGACCAGCAGCTCACCGAGGTGGGCACCATGAACATCTTCGTCTACTGGACCCACAAGGATGGGG TGCTGGAGCTGGTGACGCCCCCGCTGGATGGTGTCATCCTGCCTGGAGTAGTCAGACAGAGTCTGCTGGACCTGGCTCAGACCTGG GGGGAGTTCCGGGTGGCAGAGCGCAGGATCACCATGAAGGAGTTACTGCAGGCGCTGGAGGAGGGCCGGGTGCGGGAAGTCTTTGGCTCAGGCACCGCGTGCCAGGTCTGTCCTGTGCACCAAATCCTGTACCAAGGCCAG CACCTCCACATTCCCACCATGGAAAATGGGCCTGAGCTTATCCTCCGCTTCCAGAAGGAGCTGAAGGCGATCCAG TACGGAACGAGCGCCCATGAGTGGATGCTCCCGGTGTGA
- the BCAT2 gene encoding branched-chain-amino-acid aminotransferase, mitochondrial isoform X1, translating into MAAAALAQIWARKLLPVPWLLCAPRRYASSDFKAADLQLEMTKTPHKKPDPREPLVFGKTFTDHMLMVEWNEKKGWSQPRIQPFQNLTLHPACSSLHYSLQLFEGLKAFKGRDQQVRLFRPWLNMDRMLRSALRLCLPSFDKGELLECIRRLIEVDKDWVPDSAGTSLYVRPVLIGNEPSLGVTRPSKALLYVILCPVGSYFRGDSVTPVSLLADPAFIRAWVGGVGNYKLGGNYGPTVLVQQEAKKKGCEQVLWLYGPDQQLTEVGTMNIFVYWTHKDGVLELVTPPLDGVILPGVVRQSLLDLAQTWGEFRVAERRITMKELLQALEEGRVREVFGSGTACQVCPVHQILYQGQHLHIPTMENGPELILRFQKELKAIQYGTSAHEWMLPV; encoded by the exons ATGGCCGCAGCCGCGCTAGCGCAG atCTGGGCCCGAAAACTCCTCCCTGTCCCTTGGCTTCTGTGTGCTCCCAGGAGATATGCCTCCTCCGATTTCAAG GCTGCAGACCTGCAGCTGGAAATGACAAAGACGCCTCATAAGAAGCCCGACCCCAGGGAGCCCCTGGTGTTTGGGAAGACATTCACCGACCACATGCTGATGGTGGAATGGAATGAAAAGAAGGGCTGGAGCCAGCCCCGAATCCAGCCCTTCCAGAACCTCACGCTGCACCCGGCCTGCTCCAGTCTCCACTACTCCCTGCAG CTCTTTGAGGGCCTGAAGGCGTTCAAAGGCAGGGACCAGCAGGTGCGCCTCTTCCGCCCCTGGCTCAACATGGACAGGATGCTGCGCTCGGCCCTGCGCCTCTGCCTGCCG AGCTTCGACAAGGGCGAGCTGCTCGAGTGCATCCGCCGGCTCATCGAAGTGGACAAGGACTGGGTGCCCGACAGCGCGGGCACCAGCCTCTACGTGCGCCCCGTGCTCATCGGGAACGAG CCGTCGCTGGGTGTCACCCGCCCCTCGAAAGCCCTCCTGTACGTCATCCTCTGCCCTGTGGGCTCGTACTTCCGCGGAGACTCCGTGACCCCGGTCTCCCTCCTGGCCGACCCAGCGTTCATCCGGGCCTGGGTGGGTGGGGTCGGCAACTACAAGCTAGGGGG GAATTATGGGCCCACGGTGTTAGTGCAACAGGAGGCAAAAAAGAAGGGTTGCGAGCAGGTCCTCTGGCTGTACGGGCCTGACCAGCAGCTCACCGAGGTGGGCACCATGAACATCTTCGTCTACTGGACCCACAAGGATGGGG TGCTGGAGCTGGTGACGCCCCCGCTGGATGGTGTCATCCTGCCTGGAGTAGTCAGACAGAGTCTGCTGGACCTGGCTCAGACCTGG GGGGAGTTCCGGGTGGCAGAGCGCAGGATCACCATGAAGGAGTTACTGCAGGCGCTGGAGGAGGGCCGGGTGCGGGAAGTCTTTGGCTCAGGCACCGCGTGCCAGGTCTGTCCTGTGCACCAAATCCTGTACCAAGGCCAG CACCTCCACATTCCCACCATGGAAAATGGGCCTGAGCTTATCCTCCGCTTCCAGAAGGAGCTGAAGGCGATCCAG TACGGAACGAGCGCCCATGAGTGGATGCTCCCGGTGTGA
- the BCAT2 gene encoding branched-chain-amino-acid aminotransferase, mitochondrial isoform X2 has product MAAAALAQAADLQLEMTKTPHKKPDPREPLVFGKTFTDHMLMVEWNEKKGWSQPRIQPFQNLTLHPACSSLHYSLQLFEGLKAFKGRDQQVRLFRPWLNMDRMLRSALRLCLPSFDKGELLECIRRLIEVDKDWVPDSAGTSLYVRPVLIGNEPSLGVTRPSKALLYVILCPVGSYFRGDSVTPVSLLADPAFIRAWVGGVGNYKLGGNYGPTVLVQQEAKKKGCEQVLWLYGPDQQLTEVGTMNIFVYWTHKDGVLELVTPPLDGVILPGVVRQSLLDLAQTWGEFRVAERRITMKELLQALEEGRVREVFGSGTACQVCPVHQILYQGQHLHIPTMENGPELILRFQKELKAIQYGTSAHEWMLPV; this is encoded by the exons ATGGCCGCAGCCGCGCTAGCGCAG GCTGCAGACCTGCAGCTGGAAATGACAAAGACGCCTCATAAGAAGCCCGACCCCAGGGAGCCCCTGGTGTTTGGGAAGACATTCACCGACCACATGCTGATGGTGGAATGGAATGAAAAGAAGGGCTGGAGCCAGCCCCGAATCCAGCCCTTCCAGAACCTCACGCTGCACCCGGCCTGCTCCAGTCTCCACTACTCCCTGCAG CTCTTTGAGGGCCTGAAGGCGTTCAAAGGCAGGGACCAGCAGGTGCGCCTCTTCCGCCCCTGGCTCAACATGGACAGGATGCTGCGCTCGGCCCTGCGCCTCTGCCTGCCG AGCTTCGACAAGGGCGAGCTGCTCGAGTGCATCCGCCGGCTCATCGAAGTGGACAAGGACTGGGTGCCCGACAGCGCGGGCACCAGCCTCTACGTGCGCCCCGTGCTCATCGGGAACGAG CCGTCGCTGGGTGTCACCCGCCCCTCGAAAGCCCTCCTGTACGTCATCCTCTGCCCTGTGGGCTCGTACTTCCGCGGAGACTCCGTGACCCCGGTCTCCCTCCTGGCCGACCCAGCGTTCATCCGGGCCTGGGTGGGTGGGGTCGGCAACTACAAGCTAGGGGG GAATTATGGGCCCACGGTGTTAGTGCAACAGGAGGCAAAAAAGAAGGGTTGCGAGCAGGTCCTCTGGCTGTACGGGCCTGACCAGCAGCTCACCGAGGTGGGCACCATGAACATCTTCGTCTACTGGACCCACAAGGATGGGG TGCTGGAGCTGGTGACGCCCCCGCTGGATGGTGTCATCCTGCCTGGAGTAGTCAGACAGAGTCTGCTGGACCTGGCTCAGACCTGG GGGGAGTTCCGGGTGGCAGAGCGCAGGATCACCATGAAGGAGTTACTGCAGGCGCTGGAGGAGGGCCGGGTGCGGGAAGTCTTTGGCTCAGGCACCGCGTGCCAGGTCTGTCCTGTGCACCAAATCCTGTACCAAGGCCAG CACCTCCACATTCCCACCATGGAAAATGGGCCTGAGCTTATCCTCCGCTTCCAGAAGGAGCTGAAGGCGATCCAG TACGGAACGAGCGCCCATGAGTGGATGCTCCCGGTGTGA